A stretch of DNA from Candidatus Pantoea bituminis:
ATCAGCAGCAATCCCAGCAGTAACACTATTTTTTCATGGAATAATTCCTGAGGTCGCATTTTCAGGGTTGGCCACCGGCGTGCCAGCCGGCGCGGGAGGTAATCGGCAGGTTAGCGGGCCATAGGTTTTCAGCGCTTGCGGCTGCCCTTCGGGAATCAAGAGTTCGGTTTGGCAACTGCGGCCATCCGGGGTTTCGACACGAATTTTATTGGTGCTGGTTAATTCATCTATCCAGGCGATGCCGTCAAAACCGACATAACCGGTGGCCTGACCTGGACGTAAAACCTGGCTGGAAACGGGCAGCGGATTTCCATCGCTGTCATGCAGAATCACGCTGGCGGCACGTAACCGCTCAACAGGGAAATCGAGCAGAAAACCGCTCTGACGTTTCACGGCAAAGCGCTGTTCAACCTTTGGCGTGGTCATGTCGGCAGGCAAATCCAGGGTGTCGATATCATATTTGGCCGGATAATAACTGCTGATCGACGGCACCAGCAGATAGCCTTTTTTATCGGTGCGGCCCATTGATTGATTCTCGTAACGCACGTTGACGTCGGGAATGTTGGTTTTCACCACCACAAACGCATCATTAATGGTATTGGCGGCAAACATTTGGTTGTCCATTAACACCAGCGAACCGCTTAAATCAGCCCATTGCGTAGTGTTGTCATCGTCGCCATAGAAACCGGCTGAAATATCAATTTTGTTATTGCGATAGCGCAGACTTCCCTGGCGATAATCACCGCTGTTACCGCCCTGATTCGCCCAGGACGCATCCCACGACATGCCGCCGTCGCTGGGCATGGCGCGTGACAGATAAACGCGCTGATTATTCTGCCCTTGCTGATCGCGCTCCATGCTCACTGAGGCGCTACCATGTTCACCGAACGGAATAATTAGCGACACCGCGCCGCTCCATTCACCTTGTTCCTGATCGCGGCTGGCAGAAACGTAAAGGCTTGAGTTGCCCCACAGCGTTTTGCTCCACGAAAGGTTCCATAAGCGCGTGCGTTCATTGTCACCACTGGCGATATCGATGTAAGCCGCGCCGAGGCTTCCATAGCGGTTTAGCGAAAGACTGGCGTTGTACTGCGACGTCCTACGCGCCAGGCTGTAACTGATTTGATTGGTGGTGTTACTTTGGTTGCTCAGCAGCGCCAAATTACCAAAGTCGGCATTACGTATCGTGTGCTGCGTGCCGAGGCTAAACCAGCTGTTGTTGTATTGATAACCCCAACTGTACTGCGTGCCGGGTTTGCCCTGAAACTGACTTTGCGCCACCGCCCCGTTTACTACACCCCAACTGCGCACCTTGAACTGTGCACCTGCGCCGCCCATCGCCAGGTTATCGCTGCCTTCTGCGTGGCTTTCCAGCGTCAACCAGTCAGTTAATCCGTAACGATACGATCCACTTGCCGCCGCTGCGCCGTAATCGAAATTACTGATACCGTAGTTTTCACGCACCGCACCCGCCGAAAAGGAGTAATCCGACAAGCCGGATTTCAAGAGGTTGCTGGAGACATAAAACGGCAGGGTGGTGATCACCTGACGACCTACCGCATCGGTGGTGGTGATCACCGCATCACCTGCACCATTCACAAACGGCACGTTGGTCAATGACCACGGGCCAGGCTGTACGTTAGCCTGGCTAGAGCGAGAACCATTCACAAACAGATCAACGGTGGACGGCACTGCAGCCTGTCCAGAAAAAGCGGGCAGCGGATAGGTGATCAGGTCTGGACGTACGCTGAAATCGCGGCCAATCTGCACTCCGCCAAGCCGCACACTGCTGCTCCACGCCAGCGCATCTGTGACTAAATCACCCGCCCGCCAACTCACGATGGCGTTTTCATTTTCATTGCTCCACCAGGTGTCGTAGCGGATATAGCCATCATCCTGATAGCTGTTGCTGCCCTCGATCTGCTGTTGCCAGACGCCATTACTGGAGAATTGCCCGGCGCTGCCAAAGAATCGCAGCTCATTCCAGGCGGAGAGGCGGGTGCCGGTTGTGTCGGTACGTGTTGCATAGAGATCGTAATTCAGCAGCGCACCGCTACTGGCCTGACCAGGATAGCGCGGGCCATTACGCGCTTCGCCAATCGTCTGGCCGGGAAGCCAGGCGGGCGGAACGCTGAGTAGCAGGCGTTGGCGGCGATCGTCATATTCTACTTTCACTTCCGCCAGCTGATTCACGTCTACCTGCTGCTGCCCCTGAAATTTTTCGGCAGGCAGCCCCGCACGCTGTAAATCACCTGCACGCACATAGAAATGGCCGTCACGCTGTTCCACTGGCAC
This window harbors:
- a CDS encoding fimbria/pilus outer membrane usher protein produces the protein MHFKPHPLTLAMAGLFCLTPGLLRAETFSSLPPPPTLNTSASSQQYMLELVVNQRERGDIVPVEQRDGHFYVRAGDLQRAGLPAEKFQGQQQVDVNQLAEVKVEYDDRRQRLLLSVPPAWLPGQTIGEARNGPRYPGQASSGALLNYDLYATRTDTTGTRLSAWNELRFFGSAGQFSSNGVWQQQIEGSNSYQDDGYIRYDTWWSNENENAIVSWRAGDLVTDALAWSSSVRLGGVQIGRDFSVRPDLITYPLPAFSGQAAVPSTVDLFVNGSRSSQANVQPGPWSLTNVPFVNGAGDAVITTTDAVGRQVITTLPFYVSSNLLKSGLSDYSFSAGAVRENYGISNFDYGAAAASGSYRYGLTDWLTLESHAEGSDNLAMGGAGAQFKVRSWGVVNGAVAQSQFQGKPGTQYSWGYQYNNSWFSLGTQHTIRNADFGNLALLSNQSNTTNQISYSLARRTSQYNASLSLNRYGSLGAAYIDIASGDNERTRLWNLSWSKTLWGNSSLYVSASRDQEQGEWSGAVSLIIPFGEHGSASVSMERDQQGQNNQRVYLSRAMPSDGGMSWDASWANQGGNSGDYRQGSLRYRNNKIDISAGFYGDDDNTTQWADLSGSLVLMDNQMFAANTINDAFVVVKTNIPDVNVRYENQSMGRTDKKGYLLVPSISSYYPAKYDIDTLDLPADMTTPKVEQRFAVKRQSGFLLDFPVERLRAASVILHDSDGNPLPVSSQVLRPGQATGYVGFDGIAWIDELTSTNKIRVETPDGRSCQTELLIPEGQPQALKTYGPLTCRLPPAPAGTPVANPENATSGIIP